Proteins from a genomic interval of Sparus aurata chromosome 21, fSpaAur1.1, whole genome shotgun sequence:
- the LOC115572704 gene encoding zinc finger protein 629 isoform X1 — protein MVMSLVRQQYRDISPVTLQVVGGAVSSSLYCGEVEGLSGGLVESFLVEFYRCKLCQFTCGLKASISSHLLHRHRPPTLAYLGGANRAARPEDREEAGLQRGASAYQLDLNGESKQSDEDEDEDFLLYNMLDNMSPPTCDISSEGGLQVAHTCEVSTLFEEEEEEESSIFPLKEASVDLSCPINTPTTQEEMAQSAHLMSLGLCRISAQKPPPPLPASAPPHHPSTSQPVLPPPDDSPVLSQSSSLQQSDTSRQLTTSPSRLLCLLCPLTLPTRRLLDVHVRSHRASGGFGCICCSWTADSWEELEPHWRSHSRRRRRRREEQEQEEKKKKKKKKKKAAALRSFGCRIQQQTHSACDQHRHGNLSDRWRRRLIGRAGGKDAAHTDSRCEASSLKSVTEMQKKTKQQKTEEEEKEGFCCSLCHRKFSTKLTLKRHLGVHGGEKPFTCPHCSYSSRLKASLLQHLRTHTGEKPYRCAQCPYASIDRSSLLRHGRTHSQEKPYRCQHCDYCSIQKKSLDLHARRHHTGEAFPCQQCEYSSPDRQLLLRHIRRHHASSQHATL, from the exons ATGGTGATGTCGTTGGTAAGGCAGCAGTACCGTGACATCAGTCCTGTGACGCTGCAGGTGGTGGGCGGGGCTGTGAGCTCCAGTCTGTACtgtggggaggtggaggggctCTCAGGGGGGCTGGTGGAGTCCTTCCTGGTGGAGTTTTATCGCTGCAAACTCTGTCAGTTCACCTGCGGCCTGAAGGCCTCCATCAGCAGCCACCTGCTGCACAGGCACCGCCCCCCCACCCTCGCATACCTGGGTGGGGCCAACCGAGCAGCCAGGCCTGAGGACCGAGAGGAGGCGGGGCTCCAGAGGGGGGCGTCAGCCTACCAGCTGGACCTGAACGGAGAGTCAAAGCAGAGCGACGAGGACGAAGACGAGGACTTCCTGCTCTACAACATGCTGGACAACATGAGCCCGCCCACATGTGACATCAGCAGCGAGGGGGGGCTGCAGGTTGCGCACACCTGTGAG GTGAGCACTCTgttcgaggaggaggaggaggaggagtcctccatctttcctctgAAGGAGGCGTCAGTGGATCTGTCCTGTCCCATCAACACCCCCACCACCCAGGAGGAGATGGCACAGTCTGCTCACCTCATGTCTCTGGGACTGTGTCGCATCTCGGCTCagaaacctcctcctcctcttcctgcttctgctcctcctcatcatcccaGCACCTCCCAACCCGTCCTCCCTCCCCCGGATGACTCCCCCGTCCTGTCTCAGTCCAGCAGCCTGCAGCAGAGCGATACCTCCCGGCAGCTGACGACTTCCCCCTCCAGGCTGCTGTGCCTCCTGTGTCCCCTGACGCTCCCAACCAGGCGGCTGCTGGATGTTCACGTCCGGTCCCACCGGGCGTCTGGTGGGTTCGGCTGtatctgctgcagctggacagCCGACAGCTGGGAGGAGCTGGAGCCTCACTGGAGGAGccacagcaggaggaggaggaggaggagggaggagcaggaacaggaggagaagaagaagaagaagaagaagaagaagaaggcagcAGCCTTGAGGTCATTCGGCTGTCGAATtcagcaacaaacacacagcgccTGTGATCAGCATCGCCACGGCAACCTCTCAG ACAGGTGGAGGCGCCGGCTGATTGGACGAGCAGGAGGGAAGGACGCAGCccacacagacag caggtgtgAGGCAAGTTCACTGAAGAGCGTCACAGAGatgcagaagaaaacaaaacagcagaaaacagaagaagaagagaaggagggcttctgctgctctctgtgtcaCAG GAAGTTCTCCACCAAACTGACACTGAAGCGCCACCTGGGCGTCCACggaggagagaaaccgttcaccTGTCCACACTGTTCctacagcagcagactgaaggCCTCACTGCTGCaacacctgaggacacacacag gtgagaagccgtacaGGTGTGCTCAGTGTCCGTATGCTTCTATAGACCGCAGCTCTCTGCTCAGACACGGCAGAACTCACAGTCAGGAGAAACCATACAGATGTCAGCACTGTGActactgcag tATCCAGAAGAAGAGTTTGGACCTTCACGCTCGCCGTCATCACACTGGCGAGGCGTTTCCATGCCAACAGTGTGAGTACTCAAGTCCAGATCGTCAGCTGCTGCTGAGACACATCCGCAGACACCACGCCTCCTCCCAGCACGCCACGCTGTGA
- the LOC115572704 gene encoding zinc finger protein 79 isoform X2, translating into MVMSLVRQQYRDISPVTLQVVGGAVSSSLYCGEVEGLSGGLVESFLVEFYRCKLCQFTCGLKASISSHLLHRHRPPTLAYLGGANRAARPEDREEAGLQRGASAYQLDLNGESKQSDEDEDEDFLLYNMLDNMSPPTCDISSEGGLQVAHTCEVSTLFEEEEEEESSIFPLKEASVDLSCPINTPTTQEEMAQSAHLMSLGLCRISAQKPPPPLPASAPPHHPSTSQPVLPPPDDSPVLSQSSSLQQSDTSRQLTTSPSRLLCLLCPLTLPTRRLLDVHVRSHRASGGFGCICCSWTADSWEELEPHWRSHSRRRRRRREEQEQEEKKKKKKKKKKAAALRSFGCRIQQQTHSACDQHRHGNLSDRWRRRLIGRAGGKDAAHTDRCEASSLKSVTEMQKKTKQQKTEEEEKEGFCCSLCHRKFSTKLTLKRHLGVHGGEKPFTCPHCSYSSRLKASLLQHLRTHTGEKPYRCAQCPYASIDRSSLLRHGRTHSQEKPYRCQHCDYCSIQKKSLDLHARRHHTGEAFPCQQCEYSSPDRQLLLRHIRRHHASSQHATL; encoded by the exons ATGGTGATGTCGTTGGTAAGGCAGCAGTACCGTGACATCAGTCCTGTGACGCTGCAGGTGGTGGGCGGGGCTGTGAGCTCCAGTCTGTACtgtggggaggtggaggggctCTCAGGGGGGCTGGTGGAGTCCTTCCTGGTGGAGTTTTATCGCTGCAAACTCTGTCAGTTCACCTGCGGCCTGAAGGCCTCCATCAGCAGCCACCTGCTGCACAGGCACCGCCCCCCCACCCTCGCATACCTGGGTGGGGCCAACCGAGCAGCCAGGCCTGAGGACCGAGAGGAGGCGGGGCTCCAGAGGGGGGCGTCAGCCTACCAGCTGGACCTGAACGGAGAGTCAAAGCAGAGCGACGAGGACGAAGACGAGGACTTCCTGCTCTACAACATGCTGGACAACATGAGCCCGCCCACATGTGACATCAGCAGCGAGGGGGGGCTGCAGGTTGCGCACACCTGTGAG GTGAGCACTCTgttcgaggaggaggaggaggaggagtcctccatctttcctctgAAGGAGGCGTCAGTGGATCTGTCCTGTCCCATCAACACCCCCACCACCCAGGAGGAGATGGCACAGTCTGCTCACCTCATGTCTCTGGGACTGTGTCGCATCTCGGCTCagaaacctcctcctcctcttcctgcttctgctcctcctcatcatcccaGCACCTCCCAACCCGTCCTCCCTCCCCCGGATGACTCCCCCGTCCTGTCTCAGTCCAGCAGCCTGCAGCAGAGCGATACCTCCCGGCAGCTGACGACTTCCCCCTCCAGGCTGCTGTGCCTCCTGTGTCCCCTGACGCTCCCAACCAGGCGGCTGCTGGATGTTCACGTCCGGTCCCACCGGGCGTCTGGTGGGTTCGGCTGtatctgctgcagctggacagCCGACAGCTGGGAGGAGCTGGAGCCTCACTGGAGGAGccacagcaggaggaggaggaggaggagggaggagcaggaacaggaggagaagaagaagaagaagaagaagaagaagaaggcagcAGCCTTGAGGTCATTCGGCTGTCGAATtcagcaacaaacacacagcgccTGTGATCAGCATCGCCACGGCAACCTCTCAG ACAGGTGGAGGCGCCGGCTGATTGGACGAGCAGGAGGGAAGGACGCAGCccacacagacag gtgtgAGGCAAGTTCACTGAAGAGCGTCACAGAGatgcagaagaaaacaaaacagcagaaaacagaagaagaagagaaggagggcttctgctgctctctgtgtcaCAG GAAGTTCTCCACCAAACTGACACTGAAGCGCCACCTGGGCGTCCACggaggagagaaaccgttcaccTGTCCACACTGTTCctacagcagcagactgaaggCCTCACTGCTGCaacacctgaggacacacacag gtgagaagccgtacaGGTGTGCTCAGTGTCCGTATGCTTCTATAGACCGCAGCTCTCTGCTCAGACACGGCAGAACTCACAGTCAGGAGAAACCATACAGATGTCAGCACTGTGActactgcag tATCCAGAAGAAGAGTTTGGACCTTCACGCTCGCCGTCATCACACTGGCGAGGCGTTTCCATGCCAACAGTGTGAGTACTCAAGTCCAGATCGTCAGCTGCTGCTGAGACACATCCGCAGACACCACGCCTCCTCCCAGCACGCCACGCTGTGA